A section of the Planctomycetota bacterium genome encodes:
- the rbfA gene encoding 30S ribosome-binding factor RbfA yields MTNRHTEQLTAAIDRAVREVLARGLQDPRVSGLITVTEVRLSPDLREADIGVTVLPLEKEPLTLHGLQSAAAHIRREVGDLVHTRQMPVLRFRADHTVRKQAALLRDLDRARADLEARERGSSGEEATS; encoded by the coding sequence GTGACGAACCGGCACACGGAGCAACTGACGGCGGCGATCGACCGCGCGGTGCGCGAGGTGCTCGCCCGGGGCCTGCAGGACCCGCGGGTGTCGGGGCTCATCACCGTCACCGAGGTCCGGCTGTCGCCCGACCTGCGCGAGGCCGACATCGGCGTCACGGTGCTGCCCCTGGAGAAAGAGCCCCTCACGCTGCACGGGCTGCAGAGCGCCGCGGCGCACATCCGCCGGGAGGTCGGTGATCTGGTCCACACGCGCCAGATGCCGGTTCTACGCTTCCGCGCGGACCACACGGTGCGCAAGCAGGCGGCCCTGCTGCGAGATCTGGACCGGGCTCGCGCGGACCTGGAGGCCCGCGAGCGCGGGTCGTCCGGGGAGGAGGCGACGTCGTGA